Sequence from the Streptomyces sp. NBC_00440 genome:
GACCCACCCCGCGCACGACCCCGGTCCGTGCGCCACCCACGTACGCAACAGGAGATGCCCATGGCCACAACAGCCCTGCCCGTGACCGACCGCTTCCTCGAAGTCCTGGGGCGGCTCAGCGAGAAGTCCATCGAGGACTACTACAACCCCTACCAGCAGTTCCAGTGGCCCGACCGGCTTGAGGAGGACTGCCTGTGGATGAGCCCCGAGCTGCTCACCCCGTACGGCACCCCCCACTTCGACGAGCTGGACGAGAAGACACTGCACCGGCTGGCCAAGTGGGAGTCCATCAACTTCTACAGCCTCAATGTGCACGGCATCCGTGAACTGCTCATCGAGGTCGTCGGCCGCATCCACATGCCCGGCTTCGAGGTCCCGTCGGACTTCTTCCACCACTTCATCGGTGAGGAGAACGAACACATGTGGTTCTTCGCCGAGTTCTGCCGGAGGTACGGCAACAAGATCTACGGCTCCACGCCGATGCGCGCGGACTCCGTGTGGGAGCCCGAGGTCGAGAACTTCCTCGTCTTCGCCCGCATCCTCTTCTTCGAGGAACTGGTCGACCACTACAACAGCCGGATGGCGCAGGACACCGCGCTCTGCGACACCATCCGCGAGGTCAACCGCATCCACCACCAGGACGAGTCCCGCCACATCGCCTTCGGCCGGGAACTGGTCTCGCTGCTGCACCTGCGGATGCGTGAGGCGGTCGGCCCGGAGCGGCTCGCCGAGGTGGAGGCGTACCTGAAGCGCTATGTCGTCTTCAGCGTCAACTCCCTGTACAACCCGCATGTCTACCGCGACGCGGGGATCGCCGACCCGCTGGCCCTGCGTACCGCGCTCATCGAGGACGAGCGCCGGCGCCCCTACGAGCGCAAGGCCATCCGCAAGCCGCTCGCCTTCTTCCTGAAGACCGGGATCTTCTCCGACGAGACCCTGCCGGTCGTCTGAACCGAGAGGTGGATCTTCACCGTGTCCCGAACCACCGCCACACACACCACCGCCACACACACCACCGCCACACACGCCACCGTCACCCGCACGGCTGCGTCCCGTACCACCGCGTCAGGCGTCACCGTGCCCCGCCCCGCTCCAGCAGCCCCGCAGGGGCTCCCCGCACTCGGCCCCGAAGGCACCGCGCTGCTCCGGCTGCTCGACGACACCTTCGAGTCCTGGGGGACCGACGCCGGCGCACGGGCCATGACCATGGCACCACTGCTCCCCGCCGCCGACCTGGCACGTCTGGACTACTACGAGAACTTCCCGCACCAGGCGGTGCTGGCCGCACCCCTCGACCTGGACCGCCGCGACGAGGCGCCGTTCTGCACCGAATCCGGCTCCTTTCCGTGCGACGCCCTCCAGCCGGCCGGACTCGGGCTGCCATCGGCCTCCTGCTATGCGGTGTATCTCCACCACGAAGGACAGCAGGTGCCCGATGACACCCTGGTGACCGTCGTCGGCTGGTGCTTCCGCAAGGAGGAGCACTACGAGGGTCTGCGCCGCCAACTCGGCTTCCGGATGCGGGAGATCGTGGCCATCGGCAGCCAGGAGCACGCCGAGAACCATCTCCGCGGGTTCACCGAGCGGGTGACGGCCTTCGCCGAGGCGCTCGACCTGCCACTGCGGAGGGAAGCGGCCTGCGACCCGTTCTTCGACAAGGGCGGCTCCAAGGCGCTCCTGCAACGGCTGTCGCCGGTCAAGCACGAATTCCTCTACGAGGACCTGGCGATCGCCTCGGTCAACACCCACCGCAACTTCTTCGGTGACCGCTGCTCCATCAGCCTCGCGGACGGCGGCCCCGCCTTCACCATCTGCGTCGCCTTCGGCCTCGAACGCTGGCTCTCGGCGCTCACACGGCGCCACGGGAACTGGGCGGCCGCCACCGACGCCGTACGCACCGCCGTGGCACGACTGGCGCCGGCCGGGCCGGTGACCTGACGTGCCGGCCCGCCCCACTGTCGCAGCGGGCGGCCTGGGCGGGGCGAATCTCGGCATGGACATCGTGTCCGTCAACCGCGTCCGCCGCCTCATGGCCGACCACGGCGAAGCCTTCTTCGGCCGGATGCTCGACGCCCGCGAACTGGCGGACTGCCGGACATCGACCGGACTGGACATCCTGAGCCTCTGCGGCCGTATCGCGGCCAAGGAGGCGGCCT
This genomic interval carries:
- a CDS encoding diiron oxygenase codes for the protein MATTALPVTDRFLEVLGRLSEKSIEDYYNPYQQFQWPDRLEEDCLWMSPELLTPYGTPHFDELDEKTLHRLAKWESINFYSLNVHGIRELLIEVVGRIHMPGFEVPSDFFHHFIGEENEHMWFFAEFCRRYGNKIYGSTPMRADSVWEPEVENFLVFARILFFEELVDHYNSRMAQDTALCDTIREVNRIHHQDESRHIAFGRELVSLLHLRMREAVGPERLAEVEAYLKRYVVFSVNSLYNPHVYRDAGIADPLALRTALIEDERRRPYERKAIRKPLAFFLKTGIFSDETLPVV